A single genomic interval of Spirosoma linguale DSM 74 harbors:
- a CDS encoding hypothetical protein (KEGG: rfr:Rfer_1764 hypothetical protein) codes for MEQLPLYIPVLFGLTVLLAGWLFAKATPASNTFLIVLAGWITFQSIVGLTGFYTVNTVPPRFLLLLIPPTLTIVALMSMARGKTFIDQLDIRALTLFHVVRIPVEIVLLWLFMHKTIPELMTFEGRNFDIISGLSAPFVYRFGFAGNRVNKPLLLIWNLVCLVLVVNIVVNALLSAPTPFQQFAFEQPNIAIGYFPFNLLPSCLVPLVILAHLVTIRQLLSKEPVSTKQQAYSHER; via the coding sequence ATGGAACAACTACCACTCTACATCCCCGTTCTATTTGGGCTTACTGTGTTGCTCGCCGGTTGGCTGTTTGCCAAAGCGACGCCTGCGAGCAACACGTTTCTTATCGTTTTGGCAGGCTGGATTACGTTTCAGTCGATCGTGGGCCTAACCGGGTTCTACACGGTTAATACGGTGCCCCCCCGGTTTCTGCTCCTACTGATACCACCCACGCTTACCATCGTGGCGCTGATGAGTATGGCGCGGGGCAAAACCTTTATCGACCAGCTGGACATCAGGGCGTTAACGCTGTTTCATGTCGTGCGCATTCCCGTTGAAATCGTGTTACTATGGTTATTTATGCACAAAACCATCCCCGAACTCATGACGTTCGAGGGGCGGAATTTCGATATTATTTCGGGTCTGTCGGCTCCGTTTGTGTATCGGTTTGGCTTTGCTGGCAACCGGGTTAACAAACCGCTATTGCTGATCTGGAATCTCGTTTGCCTGGTGCTGGTGGTAAATATTGTCGTTAACGCGCTACTATCTGCGCCAACACCCTTCCAGCAATTCGCCTTCGAGCAGCCCAACATAGCCATTGGGTATTTTCCCTTCAATCTATTGCCGTCGTGCCTGGTTCCGCTGGTCATTTTGGCCCATCTGGTTACCATTCGACAGCTTCTTAGCAAAGAACCAGTGTCAACAAAGCAACAAGCTTACTCCCATGAACGATAA
- a CDS encoding carboxyl transferase (PFAM: carboxyl transferase~KEGG: mxa:MXAN_1113 propionyl-CoA carboxylase, beta subunit) yields MESNQLDTPTLNKAEVLIQKNAEAELGGGQKRIDNQHKKGKLTARERIALLVDEGSFEEIGKFVMHRTRDFGLDKEHYLGDGVVTGYGTVNGRLTYVFAQDFTVFGGALSETHAEKICKLMDLALQNGAPIIGLNDSGGARIQEGVLSLAGYADIFYRNTRASGVIPQLSAVMGPCAGGAVYSPAITDFIFMVENTSYMFVTGPNVVKTVTHETVTAEELGGASTHSTKSGVTHFACENELACIQSLKQLLSYIPQNCEDEPPMLAYEPGDESRPGLNSIIPANPNQPYDMREVIEELVDAGSFMEVHKNFAENIVVGFARIGGRSIGVVGNQPAVLAGVLDIHASTKAARFVRFCDCFNVPLLVLEDVPGFLPGTDQEWNGIITNGAKLLFAFCEATVPRVTVITRKAYGGAYDVMNSKHIGADMNYAWPSAEIAVMGASGAAEIIFKREIAEAEDPQAKLQEKVLEYTEKFANPYRAANRGYIDEVIMPDQTRQKLIRAFTMLENKVATLPKKKHGNIPL; encoded by the coding sequence TTGGAGTCTAATCAGCTTGATACACCAACGCTTAACAAAGCCGAAGTCCTGATTCAAAAAAATGCCGAAGCCGAACTAGGTGGCGGTCAGAAACGGATTGATAATCAACATAAAAAAGGCAAGTTGACCGCCCGCGAACGCATCGCCCTGTTGGTCGATGAAGGCTCGTTCGAGGAGATTGGTAAGTTCGTAATGCACCGCACCCGCGACTTCGGGCTGGATAAGGAGCATTACCTGGGCGACGGTGTCGTGACCGGGTACGGCACTGTAAACGGGCGTCTGACTTACGTGTTTGCGCAGGATTTTACCGTTTTTGGGGGGGCACTCTCCGAAACCCACGCCGAAAAAATTTGCAAGCTCATGGATCTGGCCCTGCAAAATGGTGCCCCGATCATTGGCCTGAATGATTCGGGTGGTGCCCGTATTCAGGAGGGCGTGCTTTCGCTGGCGGGCTATGCCGATATATTTTACCGCAACACACGGGCCTCCGGGGTTATTCCGCAGCTATCGGCCGTCATGGGACCCTGTGCGGGTGGTGCCGTATACAGCCCCGCCATTACCGACTTTATTTTCATGGTCGAAAACACGAGCTATATGTTTGTGACCGGCCCCAACGTAGTGAAAACCGTTACGCACGAAACCGTTACGGCCGAAGAACTGGGCGGGGCCAGCACACACAGCACCAAATCGGGCGTGACGCATTTCGCGTGCGAGAACGAACTAGCCTGTATTCAAAGCCTTAAACAACTGCTCAGTTATATCCCGCAGAACTGCGAGGATGAGCCGCCTATGCTGGCTTATGAGCCGGGCGATGAGTCGCGGCCGGGTCTCAACTCGATTATTCCGGCAAACCCTAACCAGCCGTACGATATGCGGGAGGTGATTGAGGAACTGGTCGATGCCGGAAGCTTCATGGAGGTTCACAAGAATTTTGCCGAGAACATCGTGGTTGGCTTCGCCCGGATCGGCGGACGCAGCATTGGGGTGGTTGGCAATCAACCGGCGGTGCTGGCAGGGGTGCTGGATATTCATGCCAGTACGAAAGCGGCTCGCTTCGTGCGCTTCTGCGATTGTTTCAACGTGCCGCTGCTGGTGCTCGAAGATGTACCCGGCTTTCTTCCCGGCACCGATCAGGAGTGGAACGGCATTATCACCAACGGAGCTAAACTGTTATTTGCATTCTGTGAAGCTACGGTGCCCCGCGTAACCGTCATTACCCGCAAAGCGTATGGCGGAGCCTATGACGTCATGAATTCCAAGCACATCGGGGCCGACATGAACTACGCCTGGCCATCGGCCGAAATTGCCGTGATGGGAGCCAGTGGGGCCGCCGAGATCATCTTCAAGCGGGAAATCGCGGAAGCCGAAGACCCACAGGCCAAGTTGCAGGAGAAAGTGCTGGAGTACACCGAAAAATTTGCCAATCCGTACCGGGCAGCTAACCGGGGCTATATTGATGAGGTCATCATGCCCGACCAGACCCGGCAGAAACTTATCCGGGCGTTTACGATGCTGGAAAACAAAGTCGCCACGCTGCCGAAGAAAAAACACGGAAACATTCCGTTGTAA
- a CDS encoding putative transcriptional regulator, Crp/Fnr family (PFAM: cyclic nucleotide-binding~SMART: cyclic nucleotide-binding~KEGG: sde:Sde_3995 cyclic nucleotide-binding protein), with protein MAKEALIAFIQSNIPVGGSALTNIIDHFDKRTIKKNEFFLKEGQISNDYFFLEEGCMRAFTHDPDGNEVTTFFYARNKYVFEVSSLFMQTVSTENIQALTDCHGYSITFETLNKLFHSSPEFREFGRMMLVKSFAVFKQRTLELINKSAEERYENLINTDREVFKYAQLKHIASYLGITDTSLSRIRRESAKK; from the coding sequence ATGGCTAAAGAAGCACTGATCGCGTTTATCCAGAGTAATATACCCGTTGGGGGTTCAGCACTGACAAACATCATCGACCACTTTGATAAGCGAACCATCAAAAAAAATGAGTTTTTCCTGAAAGAAGGGCAGATCAGCAACGACTATTTCTTTCTGGAAGAGGGCTGTATGCGGGCTTTCACCCACGACCCCGATGGTAACGAAGTGACTACCTTTTTTTATGCCCGAAACAAGTACGTCTTCGAGGTGTCATCGCTATTTATGCAAACCGTTTCGACCGAAAACATTCAGGCACTGACCGATTGCCACGGCTATTCAATTACATTCGAGACGTTAAATAAACTTTTCCATTCATCGCCCGAATTCCGGGAGTTTGGCCGTATGATGCTGGTAAAATCGTTTGCCGTCTTTAAACAAAGGACGCTGGAGCTAATTAACAAAAGCGCTGAAGAACGGTACGAGAATCTGATAAATACGGATCGGGAAGTCTTCAAGTATGCCCAGCTCAAACATATCGCTTCTTATCTCGGCATCACCGATACGTCGCTGAGCCGAATACGGCGCGAATCCGCAAAAAAATAG
- a CDS encoding NmrA family protein (PFAM: NmrA family protein~KEGG: rfr:Rfer_1765 NmrA-like), whose protein sequence is MNDKLLITSATGKTGYAATLELLNGGHPVRIYVRSRNAKAIDLENRGAEIVIGLFDSYAQWRHALTGVKHVYYCYPMMKGLPENLPIFIEAAKDASIDTVVFMGQRIAEYADTGSLLTNDIRTAYRLLEQSGLNVIYFKPGYFADNAFVVTQFVLQLGLMANPFGSGKNPWISTGDLGRCIAALLKNPTPYVGQQLVPTGPKSISSFEMAAIFSSVSEQSVRTVPLPDWLFLKAGIKMGQEFGFDRFSIVQATFYNKQMRLNRFDTAPTDVVKRLTGREPEDFTTITRQYFDKSPYRIRRFSSWLLSLKKFMLLPFTPTPNAAGLAALNQ, encoded by the coding sequence ATGAACGATAAACTTCTGATTACATCGGCCACAGGAAAAACCGGCTACGCAGCTACTCTCGAATTGCTGAACGGAGGCCATCCGGTAAGAATCTACGTCCGCTCGCGAAACGCGAAAGCCATTGACCTGGAAAACCGTGGGGCCGAGATCGTCATCGGTCTGTTCGACAGCTATGCACAGTGGCGACACGCCCTGACAGGCGTAAAACATGTTTATTACTGCTACCCGATGATGAAAGGGTTGCCCGAAAACCTGCCGATTTTTATCGAAGCCGCCAAAGATGCCAGTATCGATACGGTTGTGTTTATGGGCCAGCGCATAGCCGAATATGCCGATACGGGCAGCCTGCTGACAAACGACATCCGAACGGCTTACCGGTTGCTGGAACAATCGGGGCTGAATGTCATCTACTTTAAACCAGGCTACTTTGCCGACAATGCCTTCGTAGTTACTCAATTTGTGCTACAGCTTGGCCTAATGGCCAATCCGTTCGGCAGCGGGAAAAACCCCTGGATTTCTACTGGCGACCTGGGACGTTGCATTGCAGCTCTGCTCAAAAACCCGACCCCTTACGTTGGGCAGCAGTTAGTACCGACGGGACCGAAATCAATTTCTTCATTCGAAATGGCCGCTATTTTTTCCAGCGTTAGTGAGCAAAGCGTCCGGACGGTCCCCTTGCCGGACTGGTTGTTCTTAAAAGCGGGCATCAAGATGGGACAGGAGTTTGGTTTCGACAGGTTCAGCATTGTGCAGGCTACGTTCTATAACAAACAGATGCGGCTAAATCGCTTCGACACAGCACCCACTGACGTAGTCAAACGCCTGACGGGCCGAGAACCAGAGGATTTCACGACCATTACCCGGCAATATTTCGACAAATCGCCGTACAGGATTCGTCGTTTCTCCAGCTGGCTGTTGAGCCTGAAAAAATTCATGCTGCTACCCTTTACGCCGACGCCCAACGCAGCCGGGTTAGCCGCGTTGAATCAGTAA
- a CDS encoding aminotransferase class-III (PFAM: aminotransferase class-III~KEGG: ecm:EcSMS35_3367 putrescine aminotransferase) translates to MYTVTNRQLFFQHIAQTSDFPLGLEIDRAEGVYLFGKQTDEIYMDLISGIGVSNVGHRHPHVLRAIQSQLDKYLHLMVYGEYVQTPQTELAQALAQTLPTSLNTVYFTNSGTEAVEGAMKLAKRYTGRTEIISCFNAYHGSTQGALSLSGDENFKRNYRPLLPDIRHIRHGNWLDIDQISDRTAAVVMEVVCGEAGVRVPDAAYMQAVRQRCTDTGTLLIFDEIQTGFGRTGTFWAFEDVGPVIPDILLCAKGMGGGMPIGAFISSAEIMSVFRNNPILGHITTFGGHPVSCAASLATLQIIQTEKLHEQAKAKGQLFRQLLTHPAIREVRGKGLMLAVEFDSFDVLKPVIDRAILGGVITDWFLFCNNSMRIAPPLIITEEEIRRACAVILEAIEYVTVPVN, encoded by the coding sequence ATGTATACGGTGACGAACCGGCAACTATTTTTTCAGCATATAGCCCAGACCTCCGATTTCCCCTTAGGGTTGGAAATTGATCGGGCAGAGGGCGTATATCTTTTTGGAAAGCAGACGGATGAGATCTACATGGACCTTATTTCGGGTATCGGCGTCAGTAATGTCGGGCATCGGCATCCGCACGTGCTGCGAGCCATTCAGAGCCAGTTAGATAAATACCTTCACCTGATGGTGTATGGCGAGTACGTTCAGACACCTCAGACAGAACTGGCTCAGGCACTGGCCCAAACGCTGCCGACTAGCCTGAATACCGTTTACTTTACCAACTCAGGCACCGAAGCCGTTGAAGGAGCCATGAAATTGGCGAAACGATACACTGGTCGGACGGAGATTATCAGTTGCTTCAACGCCTACCACGGCTCCACACAAGGTGCCCTGTCGCTCTCGGGCGACGAAAACTTTAAACGTAATTACCGCCCCCTCCTGCCCGACATTCGGCACATCCGGCATGGTAACTGGCTCGATATTGATCAGATCAGCGACCGTACTGCGGCTGTTGTCATGGAAGTCGTTTGCGGTGAAGCGGGCGTTCGGGTTCCCGACGCGGCTTATATGCAGGCCGTTCGGCAACGCTGTACCGATACGGGCACGCTGTTGATTTTCGATGAAATTCAGACGGGTTTCGGCCGTACGGGCACCTTCTGGGCGTTTGAAGACGTTGGCCCTGTTATTCCCGACATTTTGCTGTGTGCCAAAGGGATGGGGGGCGGAATGCCCATCGGTGCCTTTATCAGCTCGGCGGAAATTATGAGCGTGTTCCGGAACAATCCCATTCTGGGGCACATCACCACCTTTGGCGGGCATCCGGTTTCGTGTGCGGCCTCCCTGGCCACGTTGCAGATAATTCAGACCGAAAAACTGCACGAACAGGCCAAAGCCAAAGGCCAATTGTTCCGGCAGTTGCTGACCCACCCGGCTATCCGGGAGGTACGTGGAAAAGGATTGATGCTGGCCGTTGAATTTGACTCGTTCGATGTACTGAAACCCGTTATTGACCGAGCCATTCTGGGCGGTGTCATCACCGACTGGTTTCTTTTCTGCAACAACTCGATGCGTATCGCTCCCCCGTTGATAATCACGGAGGAGGAAATCAGGAGAGCCTGCGCGGTCATTCTCGAAGCGATTGAATACGTAACGGTACCTGTAAATTAA